A region of Littorina saxatilis isolate snail1 unplaced genomic scaffold, US_GU_Lsax_2.0 scaffold_364, whole genome shotgun sequence DNA encodes the following proteins:
- the LOC138957380 gene encoding uncharacterized protein, with translation MPASVPPTLAADSTKDDTENRDSLPHDSLEEGPHKTQNNQNERPAVADPLNASESSSKVRESSPSSQPVSANDEPQASDDDNYSTGLESEFGDPSEHEQDVQDFTQDVNASSTHSQHPEDAVTDAIGTPPEQPVPDENPIPPNQPASPGDPAAEALTVVQPLAPQTPSAEDSVIASSSSSPTLRDDVTTDIQHIGNASSTVSPSPVGTMADMLQGDLSNPSPQPSNAVIADAVHDDASGGGPLTSSDSSDLPAERSDGTPLPVTQGGRARQNSRVGPSVDSNRPFTRSQSASQDRSGRSTQSRIPSEWITPSTGMKDKTAKSDDK, from the coding sequence ATGCCGGCAAGTGTGCCTCCCACGCTAGCAGCCGACTCAACTAAAGACGATACAGAGAACAGAGACAGCTTACCTCATGATTCCCTCGAGGAAGGAccgcacaaaacacaaaacaaccagAACGAAAGACCCGCCGTTGCAGACCCTTTAAACGCCTCTGAGAGTTCCAGCAAAGTCAGGGAATCTTCACCCTCCTCCCAACCAGTGTCCGCCAATGATGAGCCCCAAGCAAGTGATGACGACAACTACAGCACCGGACTTGAAAGTGAGTTCGGTGACCCATCCGAGCATGAACAGGACGTACAAGATTTTACCCAAGATGTCAACGCCTCTTCTACCCACTCCCAGCACCCCGAAGATGCTGTCACTGATGCGATCGGAACTCCGCCCGAGCAGCCTGTCCCCGACGAAAACCCCATTCCTCCCAACCAACCCGCATCACCTGGCGATCCAGCAGCAGAAGCACTTACAGTGGTCCAACCCCTTGCCCCACAAACCCCCTCCGCGGAGGACTCTGTAATCGCCAGCTCTTCCTCCTCGCCCACTCTACGTGATGACGTCACGACTGACATCCAACACATTGGGAACGCCTCATCCACAGTTTCTCCCTCTCCTGTTGGCACCATGGCCGACATGCTTCAGGGCGACCTCTCCAACCCATCTCCTCAGCCGTCCAACGCCGTCATTGCTGATGCCGTCCACGATGACGCAAGTGGGGGAGGACCACTGACTTCCAGCGACAGCAGTGACCTTCCAGCAGAGAGGAGTGACGGTACCCCCCTACCCGTCACACAAGGAGGGAGAGCACGACAAAACAGTCGTGTGGGACCCAGCGTAGACAGCAACAGACCGTTCACCCGGTCACAGTCAGCTTCACAGGACAGGAGCGGGCGCAGCACACAGTCGCGCATACCTAGTGAATGGATAACACCTTCCACAGGAATGAAAGATAAGACAGCTAAATCAGATGACAAATGA